A genomic region of Miscanthus floridulus cultivar M001 chromosome 3, ASM1932011v1, whole genome shotgun sequence contains the following coding sequences:
- the LOC136544082 gene encoding uncharacterized mitochondrial protein AtMg00810-like, with amino-acid sequence MAARFRMSDLGALSYSLGIEVTQGKEELTLGHSAYASKLLEWSGMAESKPCVTPMEERLKLTKASTAVRVDTTLYRSIVGGLHYLVHMRPDIAFTVGYVSRFMEDPRDDHLGYSEAAAALR; translated from the coding sequence ATGgcagctcgttttcgaatgagcgatctcggcgcgctaTCCTACTctctcggcatcgaggtgacacAGGGGAAAGAGGAGCTCACGCTCGGTCATAGCGCGTACGCCTCAAAGCTGTTGGagtggagcggcatggctgagtccAAGCCGTGCgtaactccgatggaggagcggctgaagctgacgaaggccagtaccgcggTAAGGGTAGatacaacactctaccggagcatcgtcggtggtctacactacctagtccacatgaggccagacattgcgttcaccgtgggctacgtcagccgcttcatggaggatccccgagatGATCACTTGGGCTACAGTGAAGCAGCTGCTGCGCTACGTTAA